From Aspergillus fumigatus Af293 chromosome 3, whole genome shotgun sequence, a single genomic window includes:
- a CDS encoding sugar transporter-like protein yields MAKIKMYSRGLGLRMAILITCQIAFVLFGYNQGVFSGIINNEDFLNIVNHPRAGMLGFLVSIYNLGCFFGTFIAFMTTDRLGFQKSMWFSMVYVVVGGTVQTCSYSLTQLLISRFVNGIGTGIMSTLVPVYQAELCEARKRGKLVCSLPLAVGVGIVLAYWFDYGMTYVTGSISWRLPIACQEIFAVLVVILVAGSNGCDRLPESPRWLYRKGRNEEALQVLCEVYDRAPDHPKVLAESEGILQALELESARGEYRWSQIFLKRDDLQTGRRVLMAYGLQFINQMGGTNIIVVSDPHARLQAVRTDKKPVLRYNRIYLDIFVHKTQKINHIALGSLYPTLYADRLGRRNPMMWGSFGLGSCMLMLAILFSFEGTSQAKPTATAAVAFFFLFMLIFGASTNCIPWPYGPELLPLHARTKGQSIGVSANWLWNFFVAMITPILLEKLRWKTYLIFMCLNFSFIPLIYFFYPETANLTLEEIDGLFLRDSLKAHHTEERQSKGHSEVIVEKIG; encoded by the exons ATGGCTAAGATCAAGATGTATAGTCGAGGGCTAGGCCTCCGAATGGCGATTCTGATCACCTGCCAGATTGCGTTTGTCCTATTCG GCTATAATCAGGGTGTCTTCTCCGGAATCATCAACAATGAAGACTTTCTGAATATCGTCAACCACCCACGCGCGGGCATGCTCGGATTCCTCGTGTCAATCTACAATCTGGGCTGCTTCTTCGGTACTTTTATTGCCTTTATGACAACAGACAGGCTTGGGTTCCAAAAGTCTATGTGGTTTTCGATGGTCTATGTAGTA GTCGGTGGTACGGTCCAGACATGCTCATACTCCCTAACGCAGTTACTCATATCCCGCTTCGTCAACGGTATCGGCACTGGGATTATGTCAACATTAGTGCCTGTCTACCAAGCAGAGCTATGTGAGGCGCGGAAACGGGGAAAATTGGTGTGCAGCCTACCGCTTGCCGTTGGGGTTGGGATTGTCCTCGCCTATTGGTTTGACTATGGTATGACCTATGTTACGGGGTCAATCAGTTGGCGATTACCCATCGCTTGTCAGGAAATATTCGCCGTGCTTGTAGTCATTTTAGTTGCTGG ATCTAACGGGTGTGACAGGCTCCCAGAAAGTCCCCGGTGGTTATACAGGAAAGGTCGTAACGAGGAAGCACTGCAGGTTTTGTGTGAGGTGTATGACCGGGCACCTGATCACCCGAAGGTCCTTGCCGAGTCGGAAGGAATCTTACAAGCACTCGAGTTGGAAAGCGCGCGTGGAGAATACAGATGGTCTCAGATCTTCCTTAAGAGAGATGATTTGCAGACTGGTCGACGGGTTCTTATGGCTTACGGGCTCCAGTTCATCAACCAAATGGGCGGTACCAATATCATCGTTGTAAGTGACCCGCATGCACGTTTGCAGGCTGTTCGAACTGACAAGAAGCCAGTTCTACGTTACAACAG GATTTATCTCGACATATTCGTGCACAAGACGCAAAAGATTAATCATATCGCTCTAGGTTCATTGTATCCTACACTGTATGCAGACCGCCTTGGACGTCGAAACCCCATGATGTGGGGATCATTCGGTCTAGGCTCCTGCATGTTGATGCTTGCCATCCTGTTTTCGTTCGAAG GAACCTCTCAGGCAAAGCCCACAGCGACGGCGGCTgtcgctttcttcttcctgttcatGCTCATCTTTGGAGCATCGACCAATTGCATCCCATGGCCATACGGACCCGAACTCCTTCCTCTACATGCGCGCACCAAGGG ACAATCCATCGGAGTGTCCGCAAACTGGCTCTGGAACTTCTTCGTGGCCATGATCACTCCCATCCTCCTTGAGAAGCTGCGCTGGAAGACCTATCTCATCTTCATGTGTCTTAACTTCTCCTTTATACCC CTCATCTACTTCTTCTACCCCGAGACCGCCAATCTAACCCTTGAAGAAATCGACGGTCTATTCCTCAGGGATTCGCTCAAGGCCCACCACACCGAAGAACGCCAGTCGAAGGGTCACTCCGAGGTCATCGTCGAGAAGATCGGCTAG
- a CDS encoding transcription factor TFIIIB subunit BRF1 → MRPSMPPRSGPRAPPVGRLASLKAPTPTPIKRPQPVARPQAARPTTHPKTTTCPNPGCPAPHIVEDDGQKVCSGCGTVISEANIVSEVTFGETSSGAAVVQGTFVGEDQTHVRSYGPGFQRGGAMESREITEQNGTRYINQLSRALNIPESAMKAAGQVFKLAVGLNFIQGRRTKTVAAVCLYIACRRQDGNTVMLIDFADALMVNVFKLGRTYKALLDELRLGGNVFLMNPIDPESLIYRFAKQLEFGTATMQVASEAVRIVQRMNRDWMTTGRRPAGICGAALILAARMNNFRRTVREVVYVVKVTEITINQRLNEFSSTESAELTVDQFRSVQLENAHDPPSFTRAREGRKPSRSVKRKASDTAAAIEGNTQDATPAEPRRLDADGFAIPSLPIDPALTTADSGRRRASVTSVLNKVVSEVGEEAAIAKSARPAAPKRPKLPPPTPEQIASEEALENEMTALLSKGSNMIESVASGREQENKVSDRAEIDASEFEDDPEVANCLLSPAEVEIKERIWVHENKDYLRTQQAKALKRALAEADSQPGMRKPRKRRRGRLGDVTYLEGDGEDADGRSTRASTPAEATRRMLERRGFSKKINYRLLESLFGDEGADEAAKAKAESMSRSRSRSQSVASRRSASVEPRAISLATAKPAASPAPPRRSTQFPGEKPLQPGVQVGKIDSAHTNEEVLGPAPESGKIPEEEMDDYDDDEEEEDDYEEDPDGVEAAFAGQYGDYYDDESDYGSD, encoded by the exons ATGCGTCCCTCCATGCCCCCTAGGAGTGGTCCGAGAGCTCCGCCGGTAGGCCGTCTGGCGAGCCTCAAGGCTCCTACTCCGACTCCGATTAAACGGCCTCAACCAGTTGCACGACCCCAGGCCGCCAGGCCGACTACCCATCCTAAGACCACTACATGCCCCAATCCTGGatgtccagctcctcatATTGTGGAGGATGACGGCCAAAAGGTTTGCTCGGGCTGTGGTACTGTCATTAGTGAGGCAAATATTGTCTCCGAAGTCACTTTCGGTGAAACATCATCGGGTGCAGCGGTTGTTCAAGGAACGTTCGTCGGTGAAGACCAGACCCATGTCCGCAGCTATGGACCGGGCTTTCAACGAGGAGGTGCTATGGAGAGTCGAGAAATTACAGAACAAAACG GAACTCGTTATATAAACCAACTAAGTCGTGCTCTGAACATCCCGGAGAGTGCCATGAAAGCCGCTGGTCAGGTTTTCAAGCTCGCTGTCGGCTTAAACTTCATCCAAGGTCGTCGGACGAAGACGGTTGCAGCTGTCTGTCTGTATATCGCCTGTCGACGACAAGATGGGAACACTGTCATGCTTATTGATTTTGCCGACGCACTGATG GTCAATGTATTTAAACTCGGTCGAACCTACAAGGCCCTCCTAGATGAACTACGTCTTGGCGGTAATGTCTTCTTGATGAACCCGATTGATCCAGAGAGTTTGATCTATCGGTTCGCCAAGCAACTCGAATTCGGGACTGCGACGATGCAAGTTGCCAGCGAGGCAGTTCGCATTGTTCAGCGAATGAACCGTGATTGGATGACTACCGGTCGACGTCCGGCCGGTATTTGTGGCGCTGCTTTGATCCTTGCAGCTCGAATGAACAATTTTCGTCGAACAGTTCGTGAGGTCGTTTATGTGGTGAAAGTCACCGAGATCACCATCAACCAGCGTTTAAATGAATTTAGCTCAACGGAGAGCGCTGAGCTCACGGTCGATCAGTTTCGCTCTGTGCAGCTGGAGAATGCACATGATCCCCCTTCCTTTACCAGAGCCCGAGAGGGAAGAAAGCCATCGCGAAGCGTAAAAAGAAAGGCCTCGGACACCGCGGCTGCGATCGAGGGAAACACGCAGGACGCGACTCCTGCTGAGCCAAGGCgtcttgatgctgatggcttCGCTATTCCTAGTCTCCCCATTGACCCGGCGCTGACCACGGCGGACAGTGGCCGACGGCGAGCATCAGTAACCTCTGTGCTCAATAAGGTTGTATCggaagttggagaagaagcggcaATAGCAAAATCGGCACGTCCTGCTGCACCCAAACGACCGAAACTGCCGCCGCCAACCCCTGAACAGATTGCATCAGAGGAAGCTCTTGAAAATGAGATGACGGCTCTGTTATCGAAAGGTTCTAACATGATTGAGAGCGTGGCTTCGGGCCGGGAACAAGAGAACAAAGTTTCTGACCGGGCAGAAATTGACGCCTCCGAATTCGAAGATGATCCGGAGGTCGCCAACTGTCTTCTATCTCCAGCCGAAGTTGAAATCAAAGAACGAATTTGGGTGCACGAGAACAAGGACTACTTGCGAACACAACAGGCCAAGGCCTTGAAACGAGCCCTGGCGGAGGCCGATTCCCAGCCAGGAATGCGTAAGCCTCGTAAACGCCGAAGGGGCAGGCTGGGAGACGTCACCTATCTTGAAGGGGACGGGGAAGATGCGGATGGCAGAAGCACCAGGGCATCTACTCCGGCCGAAGCAACTCGTCGCATGCTCGAGCGCAGAGGGTTTAGTAAGAAGATCAACTATCGCCTTCTGGAATCGTTGTTCGGCGATGAAGGGGCCGACGAGGctgccaaggccaaggcggaGAGTATGAGCAGGAGCCGGAGTCGAAGCCAGAGTGTGGCTTCACGCCGCAGTGCCAGTGTGGAACCACGGGCGATTTCACTGGCAACTGCCAAGCCTGCCGCCTCTCCCGCTCCCCCTCGGAGGTCCACACAATTTCCAGGGGAGAAACCCCTTCAGCCGGGAGTACAGGTTGGCAAGATTGACAGCGCGCATACCAACGAGGAGGTGCTCGGACCAGCACCTGAGTCAGGAAAGATTCcggaggaagaaatggacgactacgacgacgacgaggaggaggaggatgactATGAGGAGGACCCAGACGGTGTCGAAGCTGCCTTTGCAGGGCAGTATGGCGACTATTACGACGATGAAAGTGATTATGGTAGCGATTAG
- a CDS encoding putative copper resistance-associated P-type ATPase yields MATETRPLPASSPVASDARCLTSMFFVGNVHCSSCVAYITEVLSGEPGVKNISVSILTHEVRVLHNLRSKPANLARALIRAAFEVHHVTTYGPDGTVISDLNTASESGFFSALHSPASASAPENRRHILNCDACRKEEFERQTARSAAAVETSKEAAATSSTDVRAQNFSDTGSPVPRKTLADASSSTVVSDTRQVLSPGAQEFNARISIGGMTCASCVNTVTKEVQQLDFVREVTVNLLTNSATLRYTGPQTNIDKIVDLIEDIGYEASVDEVEPLVATAPSSPAYLAEIAIGGMTCGSCSATIARGLEEMPFVTEVSVNLLAHSGRVQFVGRENVDAILEKIDGLGYEASLDNIQPVVVNNEEGKNQKRTVSVRVDGMFCHHCPERVLDSLKAFPDVECERTLSLNNNVLKVTYTPDPPSLTIRAIIQTIESAHDAFQASVFHPPSLEDRSRAMQLHERRRLLMRLTFVLLVAIPTFLIGIVFMSLVSSNNGVRKYLEQPMWAGSVSRMEWALFIMTTPVMFYGTDIFHIRAMKEIYSLWRPRSRTPFLRRFYRFGSMNLLISAGTTVAYVSSLAVLIMDAAANSSTSSHSTTYFDSVVFLTLFILAGRFMEAYSKARTGDAVASLGKLRPSEALLVEKSTPIDQTEFGKSFSYENQQRIAVDLLEIGDVVSIPHGASPPADGVIIGPNTYQFDESSLTGESRWVRKSAGDQVFTGSVNVGQPVKIKITALGGSSMLDQIINVVREGQSRRAPLERVADVLTSHFVPVITLIAILTFLIWLSLGLSGALPPDYLDTARGGWAFWSLEFAIAVFVVACPCGLALAAPTALFVGGGLAARHGILVKGGGEAFQEASRLNAIVFDKTGTLTEGGSLKVSDHEVLATDADQIQVAWKLAQQLEESSNHPIAQAVSAFCKGRSEIPVAASDIVEKSGRGMMGTFTISINDPASNSSTTVVYEAAIGNEALLQSLTSAVDTYRLSGLLEEYQSAGKSTAILSLRKIDPTSPDKPSFTPAIVFAATDAIRPQASEIISRLRKRDVDVFMCTGDNQTTAYAVADVVGIPRSNVMANVMPAGKADFVRKVQAGLYPVRNEDDAESQTNRSGSRPIVAFVGDGVNDSPALAAADVSIAMASGSDVAMNSASFILLNSKLDTILQLVLLSRRVFNRVKMNFGWAVVYNLCLVPVAAGVFYPIVTGQKHMMMDGEMVTVNDHWRLSPVWAALAMALSSVSVICSSLALAIDGRTIKKLLGRSMS; encoded by the coding sequence ATGGCTACGGAAACGAGGcctcttccagcttcgtCCCCTGTAGCATCGGATGCGCGCTGCCTCACAAGCATGTTTTTCGTTGGCAATGTGCATTGCTCTTCGTGCGTCGCGTACATCACCGAGGTTCTCTCAGGAGAACCAGGGGTGAAAAACATCTCTGTTTCTATCTTGACGCATGAAGTCCGCGTGCTACACAACTTACGCTCGAAGCCAGCAAACTTAGCCAGGGCCCTCATTCGAGCAGCCTTCGAAGTCCATCATGTCACCACGTATGGTCCTGATGGCACGGTAATATCCGATCTAAATACGGCCTCAGAATCTGGATTCTTCTCTGCCCTCCATTCCCCTGCATCCGCCTCGGCTCCCGAAAACAGGCGGCATATCCTCAACTGCGATGCTTGCAGGAAAGAAGAGTTCGAGCGACAGACAGCAagatcagcagcagcagtggaGACATCGAAAGAAGCTGCTGCGACTTCTTCGACAGATGTCAGAGCCCAAAACTTCTCTGACACTGGAAGTCCTGTTCCTCGAAAGACTCTAGCAGATGCGAGTAGCTCAACCGTCGTGAGTGACACTCGGCAGGTGCTTTCGCCGGGTGCTCAAGAGTTCAATGCCCGTATCAGCATTGGTGGGATGACTTGTGCATCGTGCGTCAATACTGTTACAAAAGAGGTCCAACAGCTCGACTTTGTCCGTGAGGTGACGGTCAACCTTCTCACCAATAGTGCAACGCTGCGCTATACAGGCCCTCAAACAAACATCGACAAGATTGTTGACCTGATAGAAGACATCGGTTATGAAGCTTCTGTGGACGAAGTCGAGCCTCTCGTTGCAACAGCGCCTTCGTCTCCAGCCTATCTCGCTGAAATTGCCATTGGTGGAATGACCTGTGGCTCCTGTTCTGCGACCATTGCCCGAGGGCTTGAAGAAATGCCCTTCGTGACGGAAGTTTCTGTGAATCTCCTGGCTCACAGTGGCAGAGTTCAGTTTGTGGGACGGGAAAATGTTGATGCCATTTTGGAGAAAATTGATGGCCTTGGTTACGAGGCCTCCCTCGACAACATCCAACCTGTGGTCGTGAACAACGAAGAGGGTAAGAACCAGAAACGGACAGTCTCAGTTCGCGTCGATGGCATGTTCTGCCACCATTGTCCAGAGCGGGTTCTTGACTCTTTGAAGGCGTTTCCCGACGTGGAATGCGAACGAACATTGTCCCTCAACAACAATGTGCTGAAAGTTACATATACGCCTGACCCTCCTTCGTTGACTATCCGGGCCATCATTCAAACCATTGAGTCAGCGCATGATGCTTTCCAGGCATCTGTCTTCCATCCTCCTAGTCTCGAAGATCGATCGCGCGCCATGCAGCTGCACGAACGTCGTCGATTGTTAATGCGCTTGACCTTTGTTTTGCTGGTCGCGATTCCAACTTTCTTGATCGGTATTGTCTTCATGAGCCTTGTGTCATCGAACAACGGGGTTAGGAAATATTTAGAGCAGCCGATGTGGGCTGGAAGTGTCTCCCGGATGGAATGGgccctcttcatcatgaCCACGCCAGTCATGTTCTATGGCACAGACATTTTCCACATACGAGCCATGAAAGAGATCTACTCACTTTGGCGACCGCGAAGTCGCACTCCATTTCTGCGACGATTCTATCGCTTCGGCAGCATGAATCTTCTCATTTCCGCTGGCACCACAGTGGCATACGTGTCTTCGTTGGCTGTTCTCATCATGGATGCTGCCGCAAACTcatccaccagcagccaCAGCACAACATATTTTGACTCGGTGGTGTTTCTGACGTTGTTCATCCTCGCTGGTCGATTCATGGAAGCCTACAGCAAAGCGCGGACAGGAGATGCAGTTGCGTCTCTTGGAAAGCTCAGGCCCTCTGAAGCACTATTGGTTGAAAAGTCCACTCCTATCGATCAGACTGAATTTGGGAAATCATTCTCGTATGAAAACCAACAGCGGATTGCAGTTGATCTCCTCGAAATCGGAGACGTTGTCAGCATTCCTCACGGCGCTTCCCCTCCCGCAGACGGTGTCATCATTGGTCCCAATACCTACCAGTTCGACGAGAGTTCCTTGACTGGAGAATCCAGATGGGTGCGAAAATCAGCGGGTGACCAAGTTTTCACGGGATCTGTGAATGTTGGCCAGCCCGTGAAAATCAAGATCACTGCCCTCGGCGGTTCTTCCATGCTGGACCAGATCATCAACGTGGTCCGCGAGGGACAGAGCAGACGGGCTCCTCTGGAAAGGGTTGCAGACGTACTCACATCCCATTTTGTGCCTGTAATCACTCTCATAGCAATCCTCACATTTCTCATCTGGCTCTCTCTCGGGCTTTCTGGAGCGTTGCCCCCGGACTACCTTGACACGGCACGGGGTGGCTGGGCTTTTTGGAGCCTAGAGTTTGCAATTGCTGTGTTCGTTGTTGCCTGCCCCTGTGGATTGGCCCTTGCTGCCCCTACGGCCCTCTTCGTGGGCGGCGGATTGGCTGCCAGACACGGCATTCTCGTCAAAGGCGGCGGAGAGGCGTTCCAAGAAGCGAGCCGCCTCAacgccatcgtcttcgacAAGACTGGCACTCTCACAGAGGGCGGCAGTCTAAAGGTGTCTGATCATGAAGTTCTTGCTACGGACGCTGATCAGATACAAGTCGCCTGGAAGCTTGCtcagcagctggaggaaaGCAGCAATCACCCAATCGCTCAGGCAGTTTCTGCTTTTTGTAAGGGGCGTTCGGAAATCCCCGTAGCAGCCTCCGATATTGTAGAAAAATCGGGGCGAGGCATGATGGGCACCTTCACCATCTCGATCAATGATCCCGCATCAAACTCCTCGACGACAGTAGTCTATGAAGCCGCGATTGGCAACGAGGCTCTTCTACAGAGCCTTACTTCTGCGGTAGACACTTACCGTCTTTCTGGTCTGTTGGAGGAATACCAGTCCGCAGGGAAATCcactgccatcctctcccTCCGCAAAATCGACCCAACGTCTCCAGACAAACCTTCGTTCACGCCTGCGATTGTCTTTGCCGCAACTGATGCCATCCGCCCCCAGGCCTCAGAGATTATCTCTCGGCTCCGCAAGCGAGACGTCGATGTCTTCATGTGCACAGGGGATAACCAAACCACCGCCTACGCCGTCGCAGACGTGGTCGGCATCCCCCGGTCCAATGTAATGGCCAACGTCATGCCAGCCGGCAAAGCAGACTTTGTCCGCAAGGTCCAGGCCGGCCTGTACCCCGTCCGAAACGAAGACGACGCTGAAAGTCAAACGAACCGATCCGGCTCACGGCCGATAGTCGCCTTCGTCGGCGACGGCGTTAACGACTCGCCCGCTCTCGCAGCCGCCGACGTTAGTATCGCCATGGCGTCCGGCTCTGACGTCGCCATGAACTCGGCTagcttcatcctcctcaactCCAAGCTGGATACCATTCTCCAACTTGTCCTCCTCAGCCGGCGCGTCTTCAACCGCGTCAAGATGAACTTTGGCTGGGCTGTTGTGTATAATCTCTGCCTTGTGCCCGTTGCTGCGGGCGTGTTCTATCCCATCGTCACTGGGCAGAAGCATATGATGATGGACGGCGAGATGGTCACCGTTAATGACCACTGGAGGCTTAGTCCGGTGTGGGCTGCGTTGGCTATGGCGTTGAGCAGCGTTTCGGTTATCTGCAGTAGTCTTGCTCTCGCAATCGACGGGCGGACGATCAAGAAACTGTTGGGTCGGTCTATGTCTTGA
- the mus81 gene encoding crossover junction endonuclease MUS81, producing the protein MSESCANPLLLEWIKEWLDQARERNSKGVTVYKKAYESMKACPLVFQHPSEAQQLNGLGPKLCERLTEKLKAYCEENGLPMPEHPQKAAASKRTSDEGVDDPPAKKPRKAKPYVPSLRSGPYALLLGLATLDENASQGLTKAQLIEKAQPYCDSSFTAPPDPSKFYTAWNSMKTLLQKELVYEHGRPLRRYALTEEGWEVAKRIKKTLPGGDLNTLAFRHQTGILSIEQGDSSTHVRSNTSTSAAPGPRDNDNNIVAQESLNGNNDEPIQIQDNDRGRDPIDEIGIEPIILPANSFTIQLVLDTREVRSSKDRDYIANELSKKGITPEVRALELGDAMWVARCNDPTFLSQYGEECNEVMLDWIVERKRMDDLLGSIKDGRFHEQKFRLRRSGIKNVIYLIEEFAITHDVGSASAMKYQEMMASAIASTQVVNGYFVKQTRNLDDTIRYLARMTYLLQKMYCFSPPTHTLSLIPSRQLSSAQSYLTTLERLRARDPSVTYSVTFSTFSALTSKSDILSLRDVFLKMLMCTRGVTGEKALAIQKRWSTPREFVEAFERLDEKGREDMVFERTKTLVGRKKMGKVLSKKIADIWGTGG; encoded by the exons ATGAGTGAGAGCTGTGCAAACCCTCTGCTCCTGGAGTGGATCAAAGAATGGCTAGATCAGGCTCGAGAACGGAATAGCAAAGGCGTCACAGT ATATAAGAAAGCCTATGAATCGATGAAGGCTTGTCCGCTCGTCTTCCAGCATCCATCCGAGGCGCAACAGCTGAATGGACTTGGGCCGAAGCTATGTGAGCGATTGACGGAGAAACTGAAGGCGTACTGTGAAGAAAACGGACTACCGATGCCCGAACACCCTCAGAAGGCAGCAGCTAGCAAAAGAACATCCGACGAGGGTGTTGATGATCCTCCAGCGAAGAAACCACGGAAAGCAAAGCCATATGTGCCGTCTCTGCGATCCGGTCCCTACGCGCTACTCTTAGGTCTAGCAACACTGGATGAGAATGCATCCCAAGGCTTGACGAAAGCTCAGTTGATCGAGAAGGCTCAGCCATATTGCGATAGTTCTTTCACAGCCCCTCCTGACCCTTCCAAATTCTACACCGCCTGGAATTCGATGAAGACGCTTCTCCAAAAGGAGCTTGTTTACGAGCATGGACGGCCCCTCCGGAGGTATGCACTAACTGAGGAGGGTTGGGAAGTTGCGAAGAGAATCAAGAAGACTTTGCCTGGGGGAGATTTAAATACGTTGGCTTTCAGGCATCAAACA GGCATATTGTCGATCGAACAAGGTGACTCGAGTACTCATGTCCGGAGCAATACAAGTACCAGTGCTGCCCCGGGGCCTAGGGATAACGACAACAATATCGTTGCCCAAGAATCCCTGAATGGCAACAACGACGAACCCATTCAAATACAAGACAACGAtcgaggaagagatcctATTGATGAGATCGGAATCGAACCTATTATACTTCCTGCCAATAGTTTCACAATCCAGCTGGTACTGGACACGCGTGAGGTCCGATCATCCAAAGACCGCGACTACATTGCCAATGAGCTAAGCAAAAAAGGCATCACCCCAGAGGTGCGTGCCCTGGAACTGGGAGATGCAATGTGGGTTGCCAGATGCAATGATCCTACTTTTCTTTCACAATACGGCGAGGAATGCAACGAGGTGATGCTGGATTGGATCGTGGAGCGGAAGCGGATGGACGACCTCCTCGGTTCTATCAAAGACGGGCGGTTCCACGAACAGAAATTCCGTCTCCGTCGCTCCGGTATCAAGAACGTCATCTACCTAATCGAAGAGTTCGCCATTACCCACGACGTCGGCAGTGCCAGCGCCATGAAATATCAGGAAATGATGGCATCCGCCATCGCCTCGACGCAGGTCGTCAACGGCTACTTTGTCAAACAGACGCGGAATCTCGATGATACGATCCGCTATCTGGCTCGGATGACATATCTCCTGCAGAAGATGTACTGCTTTTCGCCACCAACACATACCCTCAGCCTGATCCCAAGCCGTCAACTGTCTTCAGCTCAGTCCTATCTTACAACACTTGAGCGACTTCGAGCTCGTGATCCATCGGTAACATACTCCGTCACCTTCTCTACTTTCTCCGCGCTTACTTCCAAATCCGATATTCTATCCCTCCGAGATGTCTTCCTCAAGATGCTCATGTGCACGAGGGGCGTGACGGGGGAGAAGGCCCTGGCGATCCAAAAACGCTGGTCCACTCCGCGAGAGTTCGTCGAAGCGTTCGAGAGATTGGACGAAAAGGGTCGAGAAGATATGGTATTTGAGCGGACAAAGACATTAGTTGGGCGTAAGAAGATGGGCAAAGTTCTCAGTAAGAAGATTGCCGACATTTGGGGTACGGGCGGATGA